A window from Parambassis ranga chromosome 13, fParRan2.1, whole genome shotgun sequence encodes these proteins:
- the mark4b gene encoding MAP/microtubule affinity-regulating kinase 4 isoform X1 produces the protein MSLRTALPGNERNPDHHTSLSASRSDKGTGWSSRSLGARCRNSIALCSDEKPHIGNYRLLKTIGKGNFAKVKLARHILTGREVAIKIIDKTQLNPTSLQKLFREVRIMKTLNHPNIVKLFEVIETEKTLYLIMEYASGGEVFDYLVAHGRMKEKEARAKFRQIVSAVHYCHQKNIVHRDLKAENLLLDADSNIKIADFGFSNEFTAGSKLDTFCGSPPYAAPELFQGKKYDGPEVDIWSLGVILYTLVSGSLPFDGQNLKELRERVLRGKYRVPFYMSTDCEGILRRFLVLNPTKRCSLEQIMKDKWINIGYDADELKPFVEPTEDFSDTSRIDVIVGMGFGREEVRDSLTTRKYNEITATYLLLGRKNETDGTDSRSGSTLSLARIRPGTISNGTSKHSTSSSSSGAQSSSSGAKAQRSASTYHRQRRHSDFCGPAVAGSAHPKRSPSGVGEGAGLKEERLSIRKPSTNTVGSRSIPTPSSPMVSSAHNPNKAEIPDRRKEVNSTSNNIPASAMTRRNTYVCTDRSGGDRHSLLQNGKENSTLSHRLPPASPSTHSIAGASGVSSSSSTPSSRLSRGSTVRSTFHGGQIRDRRTPTHAPPASPTPSHDASPLPHARTRATTNLLSKLTSKLTRRVTDEPERISRSPVTSRHISGHQKAAEPRTPRCGWDVRVRSPRDPAEVVLALREAAQGCGCQVHQAGPFLLSCTHGAAGARVAFEAEVCQLPSGLGQSSGVRFKRLWGAPLAFRDIATKVSKELEL, from the exons ATGTCTTTACGCACGGCACTGCCTGGGAACGAGAGGAACCCGGACCAT catACCTCCCTGTCGGCCAGCCGCTCAGATAAGGGTACCGGCTGGTCAAGCCGGTCACTTGGTGCCCGATGTCGTAACTCCATCGCCTTGTGTTCAGATGAGAAACCACACATCGGAAACTACCGGCTCCTCAAAACCATCGGCAAGGGCAACTTTGCCAAAGTCAAACTGGCACGACACATATTGACCGGCAGAGAG GTTGCAATAAAGATTATCGATAAAACACAACTCAACCCAACCAGCCTACAGAAG ctgtttcGAGAGGTACGCATCATGAAAACCCTCAATCATCCCAACATAG TCAAGTTATTTGAGGTGATCGAGACAGAAAAGACACTTTACCTGATTATGGAGTACGCTAGTGGAG gCGAAGTGTTCGACTACCTCGTGGCTCACGGCagaatgaaggagaaagaggccAGAGCCAAGTTCAGACAG ATTGTCTCAGCGGTGCactactgtcatcagaagaacaTTGTTCACAGAGACTTGAAG GCAGAGAATTTACTCTTAGACGCCGACTCCAACATCAAAATAGCCGACTTTGGCTTCAGTAATGAGTTCACTGCTGGCAGTAAACTGGACACGTTCTGCGGCTCCCCGCCCTACGCTGCCCCGGAGCTGTTCCAGGGGAAGAAGTACGACGGTCCTGAGGTGGACATCTGGAGCCTGGGCGTCATCCTGTACACGCTGGTCAGCGGCTCACTGCCCTTCGATGGGCAGAACCTAAAG GAGCTGCGAGAGCGCGTCTTGAGAGGGAAATATCGCGTGCCCTTCTACATGTCCACAGACTGCGAGGGAATCCTGCGCCGCTTCCTGGTCCTGAACCCCACCAAGCGCTGCTCGCTGGAG CAAATAATGAAAGATAAGTGGATTAATATCGGCTACGATGCCGATGAGCTGAAGCCCTTCGTAGAACCCACAGAGGACTTCAGTGATACCAGCCGCATTG ATGTGATTGTCGGGATGGGATTTGGCAGAGAAGAGGTCAGAGATTCGCTGACCACTCGGAAGTACAATGAGATCACTGCCACgtacctgctgctgggacgcAAGAATGAA ACGGATGGCACTGACTCCCGGTCGGGCAGCACTCTCAGTCTGGCTCGGATCCGGCCCGGCACCATCTCCAATGGAACAAGCAAACATTCtacttcatcttcctcctctggtGCACAGTCTTCCTCCTCTGGCGCCAAAGCGCAACGCAGCGCCTCAACGTACCACCGTCAGAGGCGACACTCTGACTTCT GTGGTCCTGCAGTTGCAGGGTCAGCGCACCCCAAACGAAGTCCCAGCGGTGTAGGTGAAGGGGCGGGGCTTAAAGAGGAGAGACTGTCGATCCGCAAACCAAGCACCAATACAGTTGGCTCCCGTAGCATCCCGACCCCGTCCAGTCCCATGGTTAGCTCTGCTCACAACCCGAATAAAGCCGAGATACCCGACCGGCGCAAGGAGGTTAACTCCACATCG AATAACATCCCTGCTAGTGCCATGACTCGAAGGAACACATATGTGTGTACAGACCGATCCGGCGGTGACAGACACTCTCTGCTgcaaaatggaaaagaaaacag TACCCTTTCCCACCGCCTCCCCCCTGCTTCCCCCTCAACTCACAGCATCGCCGGCGCTTCCGGGgtctcctcatcatcctccacaCCGTCGTCACGTCTCTCCAGGGGATCCACGGTGCGGAGCACTTTCCACGGAGGGCAGATCAGAGACCGCCGGACTCCTACCCATGCCCCCCCAGCTTCCCCTACACCGTCCCACGATGCCAGCCCGCTGCCTCATGCCAGGACCCGGGCCACAACCAACCTGCTGAGCAAACTCACCTCCAAGCTGACTCGCAG gGTCACAGACGAACCTGAGAGAATCAGCAGATCTCCGGTCACAAG TCGCCATATATCTGGGCATCAGAAAGCGGCCGAGCCCCGGACCCCCCGATGCGGCTGGGATGTGAGAGTGCGGAGCCCCCGAGACCCGGCCGAGGTGGTGCTAGCACTTCGGGAGGCGGCACAGGGCTGTGGCTGCCAGGTCCACCAGGCCGGGCCTTTCCTTCTGTCCTGCACCCACGGAGCAGCCGGCGCCCGCGTGGCCTTCGAGGCTGAGGTCTGCCAGCTGCCCAGCGGGCTGGGTCAGAGCAGTGGTGTGAGGTTCAAGCGCCTGTGGGGGGCACCGTTAGCCTTTAGAGACATTGCCACCAAAGTGTCCAAGGAGTTGGAGCTCTGA
- the mark4b gene encoding MAP/microtubule affinity-regulating kinase 4 isoform X2, producing the protein MSLRTALPGNERNPDHHTSLSASRSDKGTGWSSRSLGARCRNSIALCSDEKPHIGNYRLLKTIGKGNFAKVKLARHILTGREVAIKIIDKTQLNPTSLQKLFREVRIMKTLNHPNIVKLFEVIETEKTLYLIMEYASGGEVFDYLVAHGRMKEKEARAKFRQIVSAVHYCHQKNIVHRDLKAENLLLDADSNIKIADFGFSNEFTAGSKLDTFCGSPPYAAPELFQGKKYDGPEVDIWSLGVILYTLVSGSLPFDGQNLKELRERVLRGKYRVPFYMSTDCEGILRRFLVLNPTKRCSLEQIMKDKWINIGYDADELKPFVEPTEDFSDTSRIDVIVGMGFGREEVRDSLTTRKYNEITATYLLLGRKNETDGTDSRSGSTLSLARIRPGTISNGTSKHSTSSSSSGAQSSSSGAKAQRSASTYHRQRRHSDFCGPAVAGSAHPKRSPSGVGEGAGLKEERLSIRKPSTNTVGSRSIPTPSSPMVSSAHNPNKAEIPDRRKEVNSTSNNIPASAMTRRNTYVCTDRSGGDRHSLLQNGKENSTLSHRLPPASPSTHSIAGASGVSSSSSTPSSRLSRGSTVRSTFHGGQIRDRRTPTHAPPASPTPSHDASPLPHARTRATTNLLSKLTSKLTRRVTLDPSKRQSSNKSMSGCTLPQGTKTVRSQTNLRESADLRSQVAIYLGIRKRPSPGPPDAAGM; encoded by the exons ATGTCTTTACGCACGGCACTGCCTGGGAACGAGAGGAACCCGGACCAT catACCTCCCTGTCGGCCAGCCGCTCAGATAAGGGTACCGGCTGGTCAAGCCGGTCACTTGGTGCCCGATGTCGTAACTCCATCGCCTTGTGTTCAGATGAGAAACCACACATCGGAAACTACCGGCTCCTCAAAACCATCGGCAAGGGCAACTTTGCCAAAGTCAAACTGGCACGACACATATTGACCGGCAGAGAG GTTGCAATAAAGATTATCGATAAAACACAACTCAACCCAACCAGCCTACAGAAG ctgtttcGAGAGGTACGCATCATGAAAACCCTCAATCATCCCAACATAG TCAAGTTATTTGAGGTGATCGAGACAGAAAAGACACTTTACCTGATTATGGAGTACGCTAGTGGAG gCGAAGTGTTCGACTACCTCGTGGCTCACGGCagaatgaaggagaaagaggccAGAGCCAAGTTCAGACAG ATTGTCTCAGCGGTGCactactgtcatcagaagaacaTTGTTCACAGAGACTTGAAG GCAGAGAATTTACTCTTAGACGCCGACTCCAACATCAAAATAGCCGACTTTGGCTTCAGTAATGAGTTCACTGCTGGCAGTAAACTGGACACGTTCTGCGGCTCCCCGCCCTACGCTGCCCCGGAGCTGTTCCAGGGGAAGAAGTACGACGGTCCTGAGGTGGACATCTGGAGCCTGGGCGTCATCCTGTACACGCTGGTCAGCGGCTCACTGCCCTTCGATGGGCAGAACCTAAAG GAGCTGCGAGAGCGCGTCTTGAGAGGGAAATATCGCGTGCCCTTCTACATGTCCACAGACTGCGAGGGAATCCTGCGCCGCTTCCTGGTCCTGAACCCCACCAAGCGCTGCTCGCTGGAG CAAATAATGAAAGATAAGTGGATTAATATCGGCTACGATGCCGATGAGCTGAAGCCCTTCGTAGAACCCACAGAGGACTTCAGTGATACCAGCCGCATTG ATGTGATTGTCGGGATGGGATTTGGCAGAGAAGAGGTCAGAGATTCGCTGACCACTCGGAAGTACAATGAGATCACTGCCACgtacctgctgctgggacgcAAGAATGAA ACGGATGGCACTGACTCCCGGTCGGGCAGCACTCTCAGTCTGGCTCGGATCCGGCCCGGCACCATCTCCAATGGAACAAGCAAACATTCtacttcatcttcctcctctggtGCACAGTCTTCCTCCTCTGGCGCCAAAGCGCAACGCAGCGCCTCAACGTACCACCGTCAGAGGCGACACTCTGACTTCT GTGGTCCTGCAGTTGCAGGGTCAGCGCACCCCAAACGAAGTCCCAGCGGTGTAGGTGAAGGGGCGGGGCTTAAAGAGGAGAGACTGTCGATCCGCAAACCAAGCACCAATACAGTTGGCTCCCGTAGCATCCCGACCCCGTCCAGTCCCATGGTTAGCTCTGCTCACAACCCGAATAAAGCCGAGATACCCGACCGGCGCAAGGAGGTTAACTCCACATCG AATAACATCCCTGCTAGTGCCATGACTCGAAGGAACACATATGTGTGTACAGACCGATCCGGCGGTGACAGACACTCTCTGCTgcaaaatggaaaagaaaacag TACCCTTTCCCACCGCCTCCCCCCTGCTTCCCCCTCAACTCACAGCATCGCCGGCGCTTCCGGGgtctcctcatcatcctccacaCCGTCGTCACGTCTCTCCAGGGGATCCACGGTGCGGAGCACTTTCCACGGAGGGCAGATCAGAGACCGCCGGACTCCTACCCATGCCCCCCCAGCTTCCCCTACACCGTCCCACGATGCCAGCCCGCTGCCTCATGCCAGGACCCGGGCCACAACCAACCTGCTGAGCAAACTCACCTCCAAGCTGACTCGCAG GGTCACTCTTGACCCTTCTAAACGTCAGAGCTCAAACAAGTCCATGTCGGGCTGCACCCTCCCACAGGGGACAAAAACAGTTA gGTCACAGACGAACCTGAGAGAATCAGCAGATCTCCGGTCACAAG TCGCCATATATCTGGGCATCAGAAAGCGGCCGAGCCCCGGACCCCCCGATGCGGCTGGGATGTGA
- the ckmb gene encoding creatine kinase, muscle b — protein MSAVMKRPVGRRNSAVCVRPPVTNQKRRPRVQAANGDRGLGIKALVHHLAELGNPYIWWTGSDPGICYLFLFSLAGGVRIAAMAKNCHNDYKMKFSVDDEYPDLSLHNNHMAKVLTKDIYNKLRGKSTPSGFTVDDVIQTGVDNPGHPFIMTVGCVAGDEESYEVFKDLLDPIISDRHGGYKPTDKHRTDLNFENLKGGDDLDPNYVLSSRVRTGRSIKGFTLPPHNSRGERRAIQNLSIEALASLDGEFKGKYYPLDGMTDAEQEQLIADHFLFDKPVSPLLTCAGMARDWPDARGIWHNDNKSFLVWVNEEDHLRVISMQKGGNMKEVFRRFCVGLQKIEEIFKKHNHGFMWNEHLGYILTCPSNLGTGLRGGVHVKLPKLSTHAKFEEILTRLRLQKRGTGGVDTASVGGVFDISNADRLGSSEVEQVQLVVDGVKLMVEMEKKLEKGESIDGMIPAQK, from the exons ATGTCTGCTGTCATGAAGCGACCAGTAGGCAGAAG AAACTCAGCTGTGTGCGTAAGACCCCCCGTGACCAATCAAAAGAGAAGACCCCGGGTCCAGGCAGCCAATGGTGACAGAGGTCTGGGTATAAAGGCTTTGGTCCATCACCTGGCAGAGCTGGGCAACCCCTACATTTGGTGGACAGGATCTGATCCCGGGATCTGTTacctctttcttttctccttaGCAG GCGGAGTAAGAATCGCAGCCATGGCAAAGAACTGCCACAACGACTACAAGATGAAGTTCTCTGTGGACGACGAGTACCCCGATCTGTCCCTGCACAACAACCACATGGCCAAG GTGCTGACCAAGGACATCTACAACAAGCTGAGGGGAAAGTCCACCCCCAGTGGCTTCACCGTGGATGACGTCATCCAGACTGGTGTTGACAACCCTG GTCACCCCTTCATCATGACCGTCGGCTGTGTGGCTGGTGATGAGGAGTCCTACGAGGTCTTCAAGGATCTGCTGGACCCCATCATCTCCGACCGTCACGGTGGCTACAAGCCCACCGACAAGCACAGGACCGACCTGAACTTCGAGAACCTGAAG ggtgGTGATGACCTGGACCCCAACTACGTGCTGTCCAGCCGTGTTCGTACCGGCCGCAGCATCAAGGGATTCACCCTGCCCCCCCACAACAGCCGTGGAGAGCGCAGAGCCATTCAGAACCTGTCCATTGAGG CCCTCGCCAGCCTGGATGGTGAGTTCAAGGGAAAGTACTACCCCCTGGACGGCATGACCGATGccgagcaggagcagctgatcgctgatcacttcctgtttgacaaGCCCGTGTCCCCCCTGCTGACCTGCGCCGGCATGGCCCGTGACTGGCCCGACGCCAGAGGCATCTG GCACAATGACAACAAGTCCTTCCTGGTCTGGGTGAACGAGGAGGATCACCTGCGTGTCATCTCCATGCAGAAGGGAGGCAACATGAAGGAGGTCTTCAGACGCTTCTGTGTTGGTCTGCAGAag ATTGAGGAGATCTTCAAGAAGCACAACCACGGCTTCATGTGGAACGAGCATCTGGGCTACATCCTGACCTGCCCCTCCAACCTGGGAACTGGCCTGCGTGGTGGCGTGCACGTCAAGCTGCCCAAGCTCAGCACACACGCAAAGTTCGAGGAGATCCTGACCAGGCTGCGTCTGCAGAAGCGTGGCACAG GTGGTGTCGACACAGCCTCCGTTGGTGGCGTGTTTGACATCTCCAACGCTGACCGTCTGGGCTCCTCCGAGGTGGAGCAGGTCCAGCTGGTGGTTGACGGTGTCAAGCTGATGGTTGAGATGGAGAAGAAGCTCGAGAAGGGAGAGTCCATCGATGGCATGATCCCCGCCCAGAAGTAA
- the mark4b gene encoding MAP/microtubule affinity-regulating kinase 4 isoform X3 encodes MSLRTALPGNERNPDHHTSLSASRSDKGTGWSSRSLGARCRNSIALCSDEKPHIGNYRLLKTIGKGNFAKVKLARHILTGREVAIKIIDKTQLNPTSLQKLFREVRIMKTLNHPNIVKLFEVIETEKTLYLIMEYASGGEVFDYLVAHGRMKEKEARAKFRQIVSAVHYCHQKNIVHRDLKAENLLLDADSNIKIADFGFSNEFTAGSKLDTFCGSPPYAAPELFQGKKYDGPEVDIWSLGVILYTLVSGSLPFDGQNLKELRERVLRGKYRVPFYMSTDCEGILRRFLVLNPTKRCSLEQIMKDKWINIGYDADELKPFVEPTEDFSDTSRIDVIVGMGFGREEVRDSLTTRKYNEITATYLLLGRKNETDGTDSRSGSTLSLARIRPGTISNGTSKHSTSSSSSGAQSSSSGAKAQRSASTYHRQRRHSDFCGPAVAGSAHPKRSPSGVGEGAGLKEERLSIRKPSTNTVGSRSIPTPSSPMVSSAHNPNKAEIPDRRKEVNSTSNNIPASAMTRRNTYVCTDRSGGDRHSLLQNGKENSTLSHRLPPASPSTHSIAGASGVSSSSSTPSSRLSRGSTVRSTFHGGQIRDRRTPTHAPPASPTPSHDASPLPHARTRATTNLLSKLTSKLTRRRT; translated from the exons ATGTCTTTACGCACGGCACTGCCTGGGAACGAGAGGAACCCGGACCAT catACCTCCCTGTCGGCCAGCCGCTCAGATAAGGGTACCGGCTGGTCAAGCCGGTCACTTGGTGCCCGATGTCGTAACTCCATCGCCTTGTGTTCAGATGAGAAACCACACATCGGAAACTACCGGCTCCTCAAAACCATCGGCAAGGGCAACTTTGCCAAAGTCAAACTGGCACGACACATATTGACCGGCAGAGAG GTTGCAATAAAGATTATCGATAAAACACAACTCAACCCAACCAGCCTACAGAAG ctgtttcGAGAGGTACGCATCATGAAAACCCTCAATCATCCCAACATAG TCAAGTTATTTGAGGTGATCGAGACAGAAAAGACACTTTACCTGATTATGGAGTACGCTAGTGGAG gCGAAGTGTTCGACTACCTCGTGGCTCACGGCagaatgaaggagaaagaggccAGAGCCAAGTTCAGACAG ATTGTCTCAGCGGTGCactactgtcatcagaagaacaTTGTTCACAGAGACTTGAAG GCAGAGAATTTACTCTTAGACGCCGACTCCAACATCAAAATAGCCGACTTTGGCTTCAGTAATGAGTTCACTGCTGGCAGTAAACTGGACACGTTCTGCGGCTCCCCGCCCTACGCTGCCCCGGAGCTGTTCCAGGGGAAGAAGTACGACGGTCCTGAGGTGGACATCTGGAGCCTGGGCGTCATCCTGTACACGCTGGTCAGCGGCTCACTGCCCTTCGATGGGCAGAACCTAAAG GAGCTGCGAGAGCGCGTCTTGAGAGGGAAATATCGCGTGCCCTTCTACATGTCCACAGACTGCGAGGGAATCCTGCGCCGCTTCCTGGTCCTGAACCCCACCAAGCGCTGCTCGCTGGAG CAAATAATGAAAGATAAGTGGATTAATATCGGCTACGATGCCGATGAGCTGAAGCCCTTCGTAGAACCCACAGAGGACTTCAGTGATACCAGCCGCATTG ATGTGATTGTCGGGATGGGATTTGGCAGAGAAGAGGTCAGAGATTCGCTGACCACTCGGAAGTACAATGAGATCACTGCCACgtacctgctgctgggacgcAAGAATGAA ACGGATGGCACTGACTCCCGGTCGGGCAGCACTCTCAGTCTGGCTCGGATCCGGCCCGGCACCATCTCCAATGGAACAAGCAAACATTCtacttcatcttcctcctctggtGCACAGTCTTCCTCCTCTGGCGCCAAAGCGCAACGCAGCGCCTCAACGTACCACCGTCAGAGGCGACACTCTGACTTCT GTGGTCCTGCAGTTGCAGGGTCAGCGCACCCCAAACGAAGTCCCAGCGGTGTAGGTGAAGGGGCGGGGCTTAAAGAGGAGAGACTGTCGATCCGCAAACCAAGCACCAATACAGTTGGCTCCCGTAGCATCCCGACCCCGTCCAGTCCCATGGTTAGCTCTGCTCACAACCCGAATAAAGCCGAGATACCCGACCGGCGCAAGGAGGTTAACTCCACATCG AATAACATCCCTGCTAGTGCCATGACTCGAAGGAACACATATGTGTGTACAGACCGATCCGGCGGTGACAGACACTCTCTGCTgcaaaatggaaaagaaaacag TACCCTTTCCCACCGCCTCCCCCCTGCTTCCCCCTCAACTCACAGCATCGCCGGCGCTTCCGGGgtctcctcatcatcctccacaCCGTCGTCACGTCTCTCCAGGGGATCCACGGTGCGGAGCACTTTCCACGGAGGGCAGATCAGAGACCGCCGGACTCCTACCCATGCCCCCCCAGCTTCCCCTACACCGTCCCACGATGCCAGCCCGCTGCCTCATGCCAGGACCCGGGCCACAACCAACCTGCTGAGCAAACTCACCTCCAAGCTGACTCGCAG ACGAACCTGA